The region CCGGCGAGTACGCGCACGTCAACTACAAGGCCGACAGGTGCGTCCTCCCCGAACCGCTATCGGGCGAGACGGCCGAGGCCGACGACCCGCAGTTCCCCCCGCCGTCGCGGTTCGAGAGTCGCGCGAGCGACTGACGGCGAAAGAGAAGATTGACAATACCCCTTCTCTAGTCCGTTCTCGTGCCGTCTGAAGCCACTCGCGCGCCCTCGGGAACCGTCTCGTGGCGCACGACTCTCGGTGCGGTCGTCCACGCACGCGCTCAGAGACTCGTCGCCGTCTTCGCCCTCACGACCATCGCCGTCACGGCGGTGTTCGTCCTGACGGGGTTCGACCTCCAGACGCTTCTCCCGGCGGCGTTCGGACCGGTCGAAGTGTCGCCGCTCGCCCAACAGGTCGAGTACAACCGCCTCGCCGTCGAAATCGCTATCCTCGTCGGCGTCGTCGCCGCGGCGCTTTTCGTCGCACCGCATCTCGTCCGCCACGAGGCGGTCGAGTTCTCCCGCGCCCGGAGACCCCTCGCCGTCGCCGCAGTCGGGTTCGTCGCGGGCACCGCCGCCGGCAGAACGCTCGTCCTCCCGGCGATGTTCGAGTTGTTCGCCGACAGCCTCGTCGATATCGACGCCGCCGTCGGTCCGTACTGGGTGACGGAACTCGGCCTGTTCTTCCCCGTCACCCTCGGCGTGGCGGCGGCGTTCCCGGCCCTCTTGGTCGGGGCGGTTCGGGCGGGTCTGCTCCCGCGCCTCACCACCGCCCGCCACCGGACGTTCGCGGCGGTTCCGTTCCTCGTCTTCTCGGCGACGCACGCGCCGCCGACGCCCACCACGTTCGTCCTCTACGCCGCGCCCCTGTTCGCGGGACTCGGCGTCGGCGTCGCGTGGTTGGAGTTCGCGGACTCGCCGACGGTCGGTCGCTACGGCGAGGAGTAGTCTACCTTCCCTTCCTCCTCTCGCATCTCTATCCAGTAGACGCGGGCGGAGGGGATGTGCAGGTAACGGCCGTCGTCGAGTCTGAGGCGAACGCCGTGGACCTTTCCGGATTCGGATATCTGGTCGGCGTCGACGTTCACCTCGGCTCTCCCGTCCGGGTCCTCCGGGTCTTCGTAGGCTATCTTCGCCATAGCCTCTCTAGCACGTACGGCGGGATAAGGCCACTACGTGACACGAATGCGACGGGTGCGGCCGTCCCGCCCCAAGGGTTACCCGCGTCTCGCCGGTACGTCGCGTATGGGAACCGACGGAGGCCGTACGCCGGACGACCGGTCGAACAACGCGCACACGCCGCCCGACTCGACGGCGAGTGACGAGACGTACGCCACGAACGAGGAGGGACAGCCGAGAATGACCAACCGGTCCCGCGGGGGCGAACGCGTCACCGACGCCGATAGCCCAGGCGCGGGAACGGCCGCGTTGCTCATCCTCGCGGGCGTCATCCTGTTCGTCTTCCCGGAACCGGTAACCTCCATGGCCGGAGTCGTCCTCATCGTCGCCGGGATACTGCTGTGGGGCGTCGAACGGTTCGCATAACCACCTTTTCCCGAGAGATGCTCCGAGTAGAGATTGCGGAGTAGAGCGCGCCTGTGGGCGTCTGCTTCCCTTCGTTCTCTTTCTCTACACAGACTGTGCGGTCTTCCGGTGCCAAGCGACCAAGACGAGTCCGACCCCGAAAACGAGGGCGTAAAATACGTACCCCAATACTGCAGGATAGTAACCGACATTACTGACATCTTGGAGTGAAAGCAGTGGCGTGCCTCTGTAAAGCAGAGAGGCGACGCCAACCGATCCGATACTACAGGCGATCAACCCATAGCGCTCTATGGATTCCATGCCGTCACTTAGCGACGCTTCGCCTTGAACGATTCGCGGCCCCGTCTGTGTCGGCTGTTTCGGGTATACTCCGGATGAAGAAACCGTCGTACGAGCGACTTTACAACGGAGTCTCGCGTCACCGACGGACGAAAAAGTCGGTCGGTCAGTTACGCTCCGACTACTCGTTCTGGGCGTCCACCACGGCGACGGCGCCGAGGTTGACGATGTCCTTCACCTCGTCGCCGCGTTGGAGGACGTGGACGGGCTTGTCCATGCCGACGAGCATCGGGCCGATGGCCTCCGCGCCGCCGAGGCGTTGGAGGAGTTTGTAGCCGATGTTGCCCGCTTCGAGGTTCGGGAACACGAGGACGTTCGCCGGGTCTTCGAGGTCCGAGAACTCGTAGGTCCCTTCGAGGATGTCCTCGACGACGGCGGTGTCGGCCTGCATCTCGCCGTCCACCTGGAAGTCCACCTCGGGGTCGTCGTGCATGAGTTTCACCGCGTCGCGCGGTTTCTTCGTCCCCTCGTTGGTGACGCTCCCGAAGTTCGAGTACGACAGCATCGCCGCGCGCGGTTCGACGTTGAACCGGCGGGCGAGGTCGGCGGTGTGCTTCGTCACCTCGGCCAACGTCTCCGCGTCGGGGTCGAGGTTCACCGTCGTGTCGGCGCAGAAGATGACGCGGTTCTTGAACGTCAAGAGGTACACCCCGGCCGCGTAGTTCGCCTCCGGCGCGGTGCCGATGACCTGCAACGGCGGGCGAAGCGCCGAGGGGTAGTGGTGCGTCAGGCCGGTGAGCATCGCGTCGGCGTCGCCCTCCTCGACCATCACGCTGGCGAAGTAGTTGGTGTCGTTGCGGATCCACTCGTTGGCCTCGTTCTTCGTCAGGCCCTTGCGCCGCCGGAGTTCGTACAGGCGGTCGGCGTAGTGGTCCCAGTCGCCGCTCTTGGGGTCCACGACGTTCGGGTCGAAGTCCAGACCGAGGTCCGTGGCGATGGCGGTGATGCTGTCCTCGTCGCCGACGAGGATTGGTTCCGCGATACCTTGATCCTGCATCTGGTACGCCGCCCGCACCATCTTCTCGTCTGTGCCCTCCGCGAGGGCGACGCGCTTGGGGTCGGATTTGGCCTTGTTGAGGACGACGCGCATCATCTCGCGGGACTTCCCGAGGCGCGCCTCCAGACGTTCCTCGTACGCCTGCATGTCGAGGTCGGTCCGCGCGGACCCGCTGTTTATCGCCGCCCGCGCGACGGCGGGCGCGACTTTGAACAGGACCCGGGGGTCGAGCGGTTTCGGGATGACGTAGTCGGGGCCGAACTGAAGCGGTTGGTCGCCGTAGGCCTTCACGACGGCGTCCGGTACGTCCTGCTTAGCCAAGTCGGCGAGAGCGTGCGCCGCCGCGCGCTTCATCTCCTCGTTTATCTCCGTCGCGCGCGCGTCCAACGCGCCGCGGAAGATGAACGGGAACCCGAGCACGTTGTTCACCTGATTCGGGTAGTCCGAGCGACCCGTCGCCATGATGACCGTGTCGTCTCTGGCCTCCTTGGCCTCCTCGTAGCCGATTTCGGGGTCCGGGTTCGCCATCGCGAAGATGATGGGGTCCTCCGCCATCGACCGCACCATGTCCTGCGAGACGATGCCGCCGACGGAGAGACCGACGAACACGTCCGCTCCCTCCATCGCCTCCGCGAGTGTGTCCGCCTCGACGTCGTTTGCGAACTCCCGCTTGTACTCGTTGACGTCGTCGCGGTCCGTCGTGATGACGCCGTCGGAGTCGCACATCACGATGTTCTCCTTTCGCGCGCCGAGGGAGACGTAGAACCGCGCGCTGGCGATGGCGGACGCGCCCGCCCCCGAGAAGACTATCTGGAGGTCCTCGATGTCTTTCTCCACGATGTCGGCGGCGTTGATGAGTGCCGCCCCGGAGATGATGGCCGTCCCGTGTTGGTCGTCGTGGAACACCGGAATCGACACCCGTTCGCGGAGTTGCTCCTCTATCTCGAAGCACTCGGGGGCCTTGATGTCCTCCAAGTTGATGCCGCCGAACGTCGGTTCCATCGCCGCGGTGGCGTCGACGAACTCGTCTACCTCGCTGAGGTCGAGTTCGATGTCGAACACGTCGATGTCGGCGAACCGCTTGAAGAGGACGCCCTTCCCCTCCATGACGGGCTTCGACGCCTGCGCGCCGATGTCGCCGAGTCCGAGCACCGCCGACCCGTTGGAGACGACGCCGACGAGGTTGCCCTTGGCGGTGTACTCGTACGCCTTCTCGGGGTCCTCGTCGATGTCGCGACACGGCGCGGCGACACCCGGCGAGTACGCGAGACTCAGGTCGCGTTGGGTGTTCGTCGGCTTGGTCGTCGAAATCTCTATCTTCCCCGGCGGGTCCTCGCGGTGATACTCCCGCGCGTCGTCGTCGAGTCCCATGCATTAGGGCCACCGCGGGAGGCGTCAAAAATGTACCGTACTGTCGAACTCCATTTCGACAGACGACGAAAATAAACTCGAAACCGAGTTACTCCTCGGGGGCGAGAATCGCGTGGCGTTCGACGGAGAACTCGCCGTCAGCCGACTCGACGGTCCGCGTGGGCCACTCGCCCGTCTCGGTCAGCAGTTCTGTGCTGTCTTCGGTCACGAGAACCGTGTCCTCGGACTTTGCGCCCCGCACGGTCGGGTTGTAGGCGTACGCCATCGGCGCGTGGACCGGCCGGTCCTCGTTCGGGGAGGCGAACCACTCCCGTCCGGCGAATCCGGCCGCCCCGCCTTGGTGGTGGTTCCGCCACTCGCCGGGTTCGCCGGCGTCCTCGTAGGCGGCGGCGATGGCGTCGAACACGTCCGCGGCGGTGCCGCCCTCTCGGGCCGCCTCCCGCGTCGCGCCGAGGGCCGTCGCCTCCACGCGCATCGATTTCTCGTGGCGGTCTTGTAGCCACGAGGGCGGGTCGAACGCGACGGTTCGGGTGGTGCTGGCGTAGAGGCCGCCGCGTTCGGCCGTCACCGACAGGAGGGCGTAGTCGCCGAGTTCCGCGAACGTCGGCGTGTAGTGGCGGTACGACTGCGCTCGTTCGGCCCCGCCGACGAGGACGACGGGCGCGTTGGCGTTCCGGGTGGCGAGCGAGATGCGGAGGCCCGCGGCGACTTCGTGTTCGGTGTCGCCGGGTTCTATCTCGCGGGCGACCCGTTCGACGGCCGACGCCACGTCCCGGCCGAGTTCGCGGTAGCGTTCCGCGTCGGTCTTAGAGAGCGGTTGTCGCAGTTCCGTCGCGTCGAGGGCGTCGAACCCCGGCACGTCGAAGTCCGCGGCGGCGCGGCCCTCCGTGCGTTCGGCGACGGCCTCCGAGAGCGACGATTCGTACCACGCCGCGGACTCGACGTCGAACGCGGCGGGGAGTTCCTCGTCCCGGAGACGGTCGGCTTCGATGTTGTCGGTGACGACGCGCCACCCCTCGTCTCGGTCGTACCCGGCGGCGGCGACGCCGACGTCCGCGTGGTGGTCCACGACGTTGCTCCCGCCCGTGAGCCACGAGAAGGAGTTCGGCCGGGCGAACCAGACGGCGTCGAGTCCCTCCCGGTCGAGGTACTCGTCGAGGCGTTCGCGGCGGTCGGTGAGGTGCATCTCGACCCGTTCGGGGTCGTCGTCGGTCATGCGTTGGCGTTTCGACGCCGGGCCTTCAAACGTGTCGGTGCGACGGGGTCGTCGCCGTCGTCTCCGCGTCGGTGTGGCGGGGGTCGCCGAAATAGTTCGCCCGGCGAAAGGTAGAGCGATTCAAGTGTCCGCGACACGGAACTGGCGGTATGAACACCCGCCTTCGCCGTCTCGTGGCCGCTTCGTTCGTCCTCACGGGGATACTGATGGTGCTCGGGGTGTACACGGCGGCCGCCGGGGCCGGACTCACCTGCGCCGGTCGGTGGCCGTTCTGCGACGGCTTCCTCGGCCTGTTCCCGGCCAACTGGAGCAGTTTCATCGAGTGGTTCCACCGCCTCGTCGCGATGGTGACCGGCTTCCTCGTCCTCGGGACGACGCTTCTGGCGTGGCGCGAGGGGGCCGCCCGGCGGATTCGCGTCTCGCTCGCCGTCTCGACTATCCTCTTGCCCTCGCAGATAATCCTCGGGGCGCTGACCGTCACGACCTACCAGTGGGTGATTCTGACGGCCCACTTCCTCACCGCCTCGATAATCTTCACCGGCGTCGCCCTCGCCGCCGCGTGGGCGTTCGAGACGGCCGACCCGACCAGAGTCCGGACGGCCGTCACCGTCGCCGCGGCGGGCCTCCTCGTCATGGTGGTCGCGACGCCGCACGCGTTCGTCCCGTTCGGCGCGAACGTCCAAGCGGTGTACTACGGGGTCGGTCTCGCGGCGTACGCCGCCCTCCTCGCCGCCACCGTCTGGACCGCCGACGCCGTCGAGGACGGCCTTCGTTCCCGTCTCCGACTGACGACCGGTGCCGCGGCCGTCCTCACCGTCTCGTTGCTCGTCCTCGGGCGGCAGGTGTACGGCGGCGGGCTAGAGTACGTTTCGCTCGCGGGCACGGCCATCGCGTTCGGCCTCGCCGCCGCGGCGGCGTGGCTTCTCTACGACCGGACGCGGGCGGGGCGCGTCCGCGGCGTCCCCGGCGGAAGCGACTGAGGCAGCGAACGTCGCCGTCGCGGCGACAAGTTGCGTAATTATCCAAGTTTCTCGCGTATTCTGAAACGTACGAATCACCGAACGTCGCTCTTGTTCGGGTTCCGAGTTTTCAGAATCGAAGGGGTGTTATACCTCGGTCGGTTACCGAACACTGTCATGGATAGACGTACGTATCTCAAGACCGGTACCGGTGCCGTCGTCGGCACGCTTCTGGCCGGTTGTACCGGCGGCGGTAGCGGAGGCGGCGAAGGTGAAACGACCGAAGGGGCCGGCGAGGAGACGACGGGCGCCGAAACGACGGCGGGCGAAGAGACGACGACGGGCGAGTCCGAATCGCTCCCCGAGACGGTCGTCATCGGGTCGGACATCCCGTACCGCCCGTTCGAGTACGAGACCACGTCCGGCGAACTGACCGGGTTCGACGTGGACATCGCCAAGGCCATCTTCGAGGGCGAACTCGGCATCGGCTACGAGTTCAAGCCGACGAGTTTCGACTCCATCATCCCCTCGCTGAACAACAACAACTTCCGCATCATCATGTCCGCGATGACCATCAACGAGGAACGCGCGAAGAAGGTGGACTTCTCGGACCCCTACTTCACGGCGTACCAGACGGTCATCGTCCGGAAGGACAGCGACATCACCTCGAAGGAGGACCTCAAGGGGAAGAACGTCGGCGTCCAGAAGGGGACGACCGGCGCCAGCGCCGCCGAGGGACTCAAAGAGGAGTTCGGCGGCGACCTGACCCTCAAGAAGTTCGACCAGATTCCGGGGGCGTTCCAAGCGCTCATGAACGGACAGGTCGACGCCGTCGTCAACGACAACACGGTCAACGCCGAGTTCGTCAACGGAAAGGGCGAGGGGAAGGTCCGCTTCCTCGAAGGCGAGGGTGAGGCCGCCGAGCAAGGCAAGGACGCCCCGCCGTACCTCACGCTGACCGTCGAGGAGTACGGTATCGCCTTCCGCAAGGACGACGACGAGTTCCGCAAGAAGGTCAACGAGGCCCTCGCCGCCATCAGAGAGAGCGGCAAGTACGACGAGATCTACTCGCAGTACTTCCAAGGCTGAGCCTCTACCCTTCTCTTTAACACCGCACGACGCAATCTGAACCAACAATGGCTGATTCATACTCGGGCGCCGCGTCCGACGCGGAAGGGGGCAGAGGGGGGCCGGCGTACTTCGACGACACGACGCTGAAGTACCTCGGGGCCGGACTGGCGAGTCTGTTCGCACTCGGCGTCGTCCTTCTCGTCCTCTACATCCTCACGACGCAGGTGGACTTCGGCCTGATCGGGACGATTCTGCCGCAGTTCATCGACGCGTACTTCCTGGTGCTCGGCATCGTCGTCACGTCGAGCATCCTCTCGGTGTCCTCCGGCGTGTTCGTCGGACTCGCGCGCGTCTCGAAGACCAGAATCACGAACGGCATCTCGGGGGCGTACGTCCAGTTCTTCCGGGGGACGCCGCTCCTGTTCCAGATATTCGTCATCTACTTCGGCATCCCCGCGCTGTGGCCGGGGTCGTTCCCCTTCTCGAACTGGGGGATTCCGACGGCCGTCATCGCGCTCACCCTCAACCACGCGGCGTACGTCGGCGAGGCGGTTCGCGGCGGCATCAACGCCGTCCCGGACGGGCAGATGGAGGCGGCGCGTTCGCTCGGGATGGGCTACGTGCAGGCGATGCGCGAAGTCGTCATCCCGCAGGCGTGGCGCAACGCCCTCGCCGCCGTCGGGAACGACCAGGTCATCCTCGTGAAGGACACCTCCCTTCTGA is a window of Halopelagius longus DNA encoding:
- a CDS encoding twin-arginine translocase subunit TatC, which translates into the protein MPSEATRAPSGTVSWRTTLGAVVHARAQRLVAVFALTTIAVTAVFVLTGFDLQTLLPAAFGPVEVSPLAQQVEYNRLAVEIAILVGVVAAALFVAPHLVRHEAVEFSRARRPLAVAAVGFVAGTAAGRTLVLPAMFELFADSLVDIDAAVGPYWVTELGLFFPVTLGVAAAFPALLVGAVRAGLLPRLTTARHRTFAAVPFLVFSATHAPPTPTTFVLYAAPLFAGLGVGVAWLEFADSPTVGRYGEE
- a CDS encoding DUF308 domain-containing protein → MGTDGGRTPDDRSNNAHTPPDSTASDETYATNEEGQPRMTNRSRGGERVTDADSPGAGTAALLILAGVILFVFPEPVTSMAGVVLIVAGILLWGVERFA
- a CDS encoding NADP-dependent malic enzyme, whose protein sequence is MGLDDDAREYHREDPPGKIEISTTKPTNTQRDLSLAYSPGVAAPCRDIDEDPEKAYEYTAKGNLVGVVSNGSAVLGLGDIGAQASKPVMEGKGVLFKRFADIDVFDIELDLSEVDEFVDATAAMEPTFGGINLEDIKAPECFEIEEQLRERVSIPVFHDDQHGTAIISGAALINAADIVEKDIEDLQIVFSGAGASAIASARFYVSLGARKENIVMCDSDGVITTDRDDVNEYKREFANDVEADTLAEAMEGADVFVGLSVGGIVSQDMVRSMAEDPIIFAMANPDPEIGYEEAKEARDDTVIMATGRSDYPNQVNNVLGFPFIFRGALDARATEINEEMKRAAAHALADLAKQDVPDAVVKAYGDQPLQFGPDYVIPKPLDPRVLFKVAPAVARAAINSGSARTDLDMQAYEERLEARLGKSREMMRVVLNKAKSDPKRVALAEGTDEKMVRAAYQMQDQGIAEPILVGDEDSITAIATDLGLDFDPNVVDPKSGDWDHYADRLYELRRRKGLTKNEANEWIRNDTNYFASVMVEEGDADAMLTGLTHHYPSALRPPLQVIGTAPEANYAAGVYLLTFKNRVIFCADTTVNLDPDAETLAEVTKHTADLARRFNVEPRAAMLSYSNFGSVTNEGTKKPRDAVKLMHDDPEVDFQVDGEMQADTAVVEDILEGTYEFSDLEDPANVLVFPNLEAGNIGYKLLQRLGGAEAIGPMLVGMDKPVHVLQRGDEVKDIVNLGAVAVVDAQNE
- a CDS encoding M24 family metallopeptidase — encoded protein: MTDDDPERVEMHLTDRRERLDEYLDREGLDAVWFARPNSFSWLTGGSNVVDHHADVGVAAAGYDRDEGWRVVTDNIEADRLRDEELPAAFDVESAAWYESSLSEAVAERTEGRAAADFDVPGFDALDATELRQPLSKTDAERYRELGRDVASAVERVAREIEPGDTEHEVAAGLRISLATRNANAPVVLVGGAERAQSYRHYTPTFAELGDYALLSVTAERGGLYASTTRTVAFDPPSWLQDRHEKSMRVEATALGATREAAREGGTAADVFDAIAAAYEDAGEPGEWRNHHQGGAAGFAGREWFASPNEDRPVHAPMAYAYNPTVRGAKSEDTVLVTEDSTELLTETGEWPTRTVESADGEFSVERHAILAPEE
- a CDS encoding COX15/CtaA family protein produces the protein MNTRLRRLVAASFVLTGILMVLGVYTAAAGAGLTCAGRWPFCDGFLGLFPANWSSFIEWFHRLVAMVTGFLVLGTTLLAWREGAARRIRVSLAVSTILLPSQIILGALTVTTYQWVILTAHFLTASIIFTGVALAAAWAFETADPTRVRTAVTVAAAGLLVMVVATPHAFVPFGANVQAVYYGVGLAAYAALLAATVWTADAVEDGLRSRLRLTTGAAAVLTVSLLVLGRQVYGGGLEYVSLAGTAIAFGLAAAAAWLLYDRTRAGRVRGVPGGSD
- a CDS encoding basic amino acid ABC transporter substrate-binding protein; protein product: MDRRTYLKTGTGAVVGTLLAGCTGGGSGGGEGETTEGAGEETTGAETTAGEETTTGESESLPETVVIGSDIPYRPFEYETTSGELTGFDVDIAKAIFEGELGIGYEFKPTSFDSIIPSLNNNNFRIIMSAMTINEERAKKVDFSDPYFTAYQTVIVRKDSDITSKEDLKGKNVGVQKGTTGASAAEGLKEEFGGDLTLKKFDQIPGAFQALMNGQVDAVVNDNTVNAEFVNGKGEGKVRFLEGEGEAAEQGKDAPPYLTLTVEEYGIAFRKDDDEFRKKVNEALAAIRESGKYDEIYSQYFQG
- a CDS encoding amino acid ABC transporter permease; amino-acid sequence: MADSYSGAASDAEGGRGGPAYFDDTTLKYLGAGLASLFALGVVLLVLYILTTQVDFGLIGTILPQFIDAYFLVLGIVVTSSILSVSSGVFVGLARVSKTRITNGISGAYVQFFRGTPLLFQIFVIYFGIPALWPGSFPFSNWGIPTAVIALTLNHAAYVGEAVRGGINAVPDGQMEAARSLGMGYVQAMREVVIPQAWRNALAAVGNDQVILVKDTSLLTVIAIPELMQQFRDVNSATFDPWTPLLLVAVAYLSITIPMGKLVTYLEDRSDWGGERR